The Gemmatimonadota bacterium DH-78 region TCGGGACGAACGTCGCCGTCGCGCCCTTGAACGTGATCCGCGGACGGCCAGCAGCATCCAGGTTGAAGATCCAGCTGGCGTCGTCGTCCTGGTTCCCGAAGATACCGTCGGGGCCCGAACCGTCGTCCGGAGTCGCCGGAACGCCATCGGCGCCCGGTCCAACCGTCCCGAGAGCCGGAACGAAGTTGGTGGCGATCGCTCCCGGAGCCAGGCAGCTCGGGATCGAGGTCTGAACGAAGGTGTTGAACTGCGTGTTCACGAGACCATACGCGGACGAATGATCCCAGGTGCGCCACCGCGGACCACGCGGACGGTGCACACGCGGCTCGGCGCCGCCGAGCGGATCGGCGTCACCAACCACGGCCGTGCTGGCCGAACCGACCGTCGCCGCACCGTACTCGTCAGCCCGCAGCAGGCAGCCGATGAACTCGGTGGTGATGGCGAGGTTTCCGCCGAGATAGATGTCCTGCGACCCGAAGGCCGTGTGGGCAACGTTCTCGAGCGGGAGCTGCAGCGAGGTCTCCTCGAAGGGCACACCGTCGACGTCTGCCGGCGGAACCTGCGAGCCGGGCACGAAGTTCGGGTGGCTCGCCGCCGAGAGGCTGGCGTAGAGCTGCAGCGAGAGGATCGAGTTGAAGTCGAACGAGAAGTCCGACGCCTTCAGATCCGCGTTGTCCAGGTTCTGACCGAAGAACGAGTACGGATCGTTCAGGTCGAAGGTGACGACCGTCGGCATCTGAACGTTACCCACGTTCGGAGCGTCGTGGTCGGCAATGCCCTCACGCGGCGAGTTGTCCATGCGGACGTTACCCGCGCGGTCGTAGGACCGCATCATGTGATCGCGGTAGCCATCCCAGGTGCTCGGAGCATCCTGCGCGGCCACGAAGGCACGGAACGGCGCACCCACCAGGTGGATGCCGAGGCGGCCGGACTCGGCCACGTCCTCGAAGGTGTCGGCACCGGCCGGGGTCAGATCGCTCTGACCGTCGAACGCGAAGCCGAGAACGATCGCCGAACCACCGGGCACCACGGGCTGCAGGGTCTGACCCCAGCGGGTGCTCGCGGCGGAGCCGGAGGTGTACTGCATGCCCGGCGCACACATCATCTCGCCGGCCGCACAGCGGTTCTCCCAGTCCTCGACCACGACACCGGCGATACCGGAGAACCCGTTACCGCGGTCCGTGGTGAAGCCGGCGTACGACCCACGCGCCTTACCGAGCACGAACGGAGCGACACCGGTGGTGGTGCTGTTCCAGACCTCGTTACCGAAGGTGGTGTAGTTCGCACCGCCCCGGAGGTCGAGATCGTAGAAGTCGTCGTCGAACGTGTTGTACTGCGTTCCGGCGATCGTCGGATCGACCAGCGCGAGGCTGGCGTCCGGATCGGTCGTACCGGCCGCATCGGAGTAGATCGGCTCACGGCCGTCGACACCGAAGAGGATGTAGTTCGACGTGTTCGTCCAGTTACCGAACAGGTCCCAGTGACGGCCGGCCATGGCGTAGTCCGTCTCCGTGTCGGAGAACGGCGTGCCCTCGGCCGAACCGGCGTCGGTCAGACCGGGCGAGTCCGTCTCGGGCGGGAGATCCGCGCCCACGACGGCATCGATGGTCGAGAAGCTGGCCGCACCCACGACGGTCGCGACGGCGGCACCGCCACCTGCGATCGAAGCCGACACGTCCGGACCAGCGATGTAGCTCAGGTGCGGGTTGCCCGACGGGTTGCCGATACCGTCGAGGTCCGCGCCCGCCGGGAACTGGGCGTTGAGGTCGTAACCGGCCCAGGTCGCCACGGCGACACCGTTCTTGTTGACGGCCGGGTAGACGAACGGATCGTCCGCCGGCGAAGCCTCGACGCGATCGTCGATCGGATCATCCCACTTCAGCCAGCCGAGGTAGACGTCCGAGTCGTCGTTCCAGGTGCCGAGACCCGTCTTCGAGAATCCGTCCACGCCCGTGAAGGCGTTGGCCGGGTGGTCGATGTAGGAATCGACGTTGCCCGGGATCGGGCTCTCGTTGTCGATACGCAGCACGTCGTTGAGGACGCCGGTACCGGACTGCAGGTCATCGTTGAAGAACTCGATGTTCTTGATGTTGTTGACCATGGCCGCGGCGTTGAAGCCAGGGCCGAACTGCCCGAAGGCGGTCTTGGTCTGCACAACGATGTTACGCGCACCGATCAGACCGGTGTTGATGTCGTTGATCGACGCGTAGCAGGCGGCACCCGAGGTGCTGGTGGCGCCACCGGCCTCACAGAAGGTGAAGGTGAACGTACCATCCGCGTTCGCGGTGGTGAGCTCGGCTCCACCCACACCGACGTCCAGACCACCCCGGAAGCCGTCGAACGCGAAGTTCGCGCGCTGCAGCAGCGGGTTGTTCGGATCGAACACCTGCGAGTAGATGATCGGGTACAGATCGACGATGATGTCGCCCGACAGCCAACGCAGGCCGGTGGAGTTCTGGATGATGAAGTTCGGGAAGGGCTCACCCGTCTCCGGGTTGTTCCAATCCGTGTTGTCCGCGACCACACCGAGGTTGATCGCGTCCTGGTTCTCCAGGGTGACGTCGACGATGGCGTTGAAGCCCTCGTCGAACTCGGCCACGGTCACGCGACCGTGGATCTCGTAGTCACCGTTGATGAAGATCGGGTGGAACGGACGCATGGCGTCCGCCGTGATCGCCTCGAACTCACCCGACGAGCTGTCGAGCAGCTTGATCGAGGGATGCGAACCGTCCTTGCGACGGAAGGCGTCCGAGTTCCACGAGAAGGTGACCTCGTCCTCGTCGTCGCCGAACTGAGCCTCGGGCGCGACGGAGGAGAAGCGCTGCTCGGCGATCTTCCAGATGTCACCGGTGGACTTCTGGAGGACCCACAGCTCGATGGTCTCGAGGTCGTTGCCGTTCGGACGGACGTTCACCGTCACCTCGACACGGCCCACGATCGAGTCGGGGTCGACCGGCGTGGTCGTCGCAGCGGAGGTGATCCGCTCGATCGAAACCTCCGGCGGAACGATCTCGGTGTCACCCACGAAGTTCACCTGGACGGCCTGGCCGGTGTTGACCGAGACGTTCTGGGTGGTCGGGGTGTCGTCGAAGCCCTCGGCCGGCGGGTTCGGCAGCGAGACGGTGTAGTCGCCCGACCGGAGGCCGGAGAACGTAACCGTACCCTGCGCGTTGGTGCCGAGCGTCTGGTCGACGCCGTCGCCCTGGAGGCGAACGTTCGTCACGACGCCGGAGCCGTCGGCCCGGGTGACGTTCACGAGGATCGACGCGGTGCGCACGTACTGACCGTTGAAGTCAGCCGTGGCCACCTGGCCGTCGGTAGCGATGGAGACGCTCTGGGTGGTGTTGGAGAACACGACGTCCGCCGGAATGCCGCTCAGCGTGACGGAGTAGTTCCCCTCGACCACATTGGCGAACGAGAACGAGCCATTCGAACCGGTGGTCGTCGACTGCGACGACGAACCGGCGAGCTGGACCGTTACTCCCGCCAGCCCCGTACCCTCTACAGCGATGGTACCGGAAACGGTACCGACCGCGGGCTCATCGATGATCTGGGGATCATCCCCTTCATCACAAGCCGCGAGAGGAACGAGGACCAGCGCCGCCATGAGGAGCCTGTGGAGCTTTCTCATGTCTGCTTTGTCCATGGTGTGGTTGGAGAATGCGCCCGGTCGGAGCCGGACGGCGCCGCTTGGGGCGCAAGACCATCCCGGGCGAATCGCAAGAGACGTGCCACAAGAGCCCGCCGGGAAATGTCCTGCCACACAAGGACTTAGAGTCGATCCAGAAAATCGGAAATCTGTGGATTCCCACGGTTCCACCCGGAAATCCGTGGATCGACCCGGAACATCTGTTCACCCGTCAGAGTATCGCTCTGTCTCGGGCGAGAAACTCCTCGGCGCGGTCCACCATGCCCTTCGAGCCCATGAAGAGGGGCGTTCTCTGGTGGAGTTCGGTGGGCACCACGTCCATGATGTCGATCTCCCCCGTGCTCGCCCGCCCCCCCGCCTGTTCCGCGATGAAGGCCAGCGGGGCGGCTTCGTAGAGCAGGCGCAGCTTGCCCTGGGGCTGCCGCAGGTCCGGCGGATACATGAAGATGCCGCCGCGCAGCAGGGTGCGATGGAAGTCGGACACCAGCGAGCCGATGTAGCGCTGGGTGTAGCCCTCTTCCTTGAGCTCGGCCACGAAGGCGCGCTGTCCCTCGCCCCACCGCGGGGCGTAGGCCTCGTTCACCGAGTACACCCGGTTCGGCGGATCGGGAAGGGTGACGTCGGGGTGGCTCAGCACGAACTCGCCGATCGACGGGTCGAGGGTGAACCCGTGCACCCCCGCCCCACTCGTGTAGACGAGCATCGTGGACGACCCGTACACCACGTAGCCCGCGGCCACCTGTCTGCGGCCGACCTGCAGGCAGTCTTCGAGCGCGCCGCGCGGGCCCTTCGACACCTTCCGGTGGATCGAGAAGATCGTCCCGATCGACACGTTCACGTCGATGTTCGACGAGCCGTCGAGCGGGTCGTACATGAGTACGTACTCCCCGGTGGGGAAGCGCTCCGGGATCGCGATCACGTCTTCGTGCTCCTCGGACGCCATGCAGCACAGGTTGCCCGTGTGGTCCATGGCGTTGAGCACCACGAGATCGGCGTACTCGTCGAGCTTCTGCACCGTTTCCCCGTGCACGTTCACCTGATCCGTGCGTCCGATCACGTCCACGATCCCGGCCTTGTTCACCTCGCGTCCGATCACCTTCGCGGCCAGCGCGAGGTCGAAGAGAACGTTGGTGAACTGGCCGGTCGCCTCCGGAAACCGCCGTTCCTGCTCGACGATGTGTCGGGAGAGCGTGACGATGTGCGTATCGAGCATGTCGTGCCGGGTTGGGCCCCTCGACGGGGCGGGTCGATTCGATGAATAGAGGCAGGAGGCACAGGCCGGTCAACGGCTTCCGCGCACGGTCCAGTGGCCGCCCGCGTCGATGTCGACCACCACGCTTCCCGACTCGTCGGTGCGCCACACCTCCACCCCGCGCTCTCGCAGGCGGGCGAGCACCTCGGGCGCCGGATGCCCGTACCGATTCCCCCGCCCCACCGAGATCAGCGCGACCTGCGGGGCGAGGCGGTCGAGCAGCGCGGGACCGGTGGACGTGTGGCTGCCGTGGTGTCCCACCTTCAGGATGTCGATCGGGCCGATCCGTCGAACGATCCGAGCCTCGGCATCGACCGGCGCATCCCCGGTGAGCAGCACCTCGACGCCCCGCCACTCCAGCAACATCATCAGCGATGCGGCGTTGGCGTCGAGCGGCCGCGCATCCCCGCGGGGCGGGTGCAGCACGCGCAGCCCCACGCCGTCGACCCGCAGGCTGTCGCCCTCCGCCAACACCCGCCAGGGCACCCCCGCATCGCGCGCGGCGCGCACCGCCTCCTGCCACGGACCGTCGCCCCGGATGGTGCCGGGTCCGACCACCGCCCCCACGGACAGGTCGGTCAGAATCGCAGCGGCTCCACCTACATGATCGGCATCGGGGTGGGTGATCAGCAGCACTTCCACCTCGCGCGCGCCGACGCGGCGCAGATCGGACACGAGGCGCGCTCCCGAGGGGGGGCCGGCGTCCACCACCAACCACCGGCCCCTCGGGGTCCGGATCCCGATGGCGTCGCCCTGCCCCACATCGAAGAGGTGCACTTCGAGCGACCCGTTCCGACCCACCTGTAGCGAAACGGGCCACGCGATCAGCCCCGCCACCAGGGTGCTTCCGAGCACGCCGGCGCGGGTCGCGAACCCCACTCGGGATCGACTCCGCACGATCGCCCAGCCCACCCCCACCCCGGCGCACGCCGCGAGAGTCGCGGGGCGCGCGAGGGGCACGGCCGCCCCGGGCAGCGAGGCGAAGAGCCCGACGCCCGTTCGGAGAAGCCCGAGCAGTCCCTCCGCCCCGGTGGAGGCGATCGCGGCACCCGGCAGGTGCAGGGCGTCGAGCACCAGCGCGAGCAGGGTGGTCGGAAGCGCGATCGCCACGAGCGGGGTCGCGAGCAGCGAGGCCGGCACCGCCACGAGCGACACCCGCTCGAAGTGCCAGGCGATCAGCGGAAGGGTGGCCAGCGTGGCCACCACCGTCACGACGAGACCTTCGACGAGGGGCCTCGCCCGGGCAGGGGGCAGCTCGCCGCGCCACCGGGTCCACCCCGCCACCGCCCCGCGAATGGACGGTCGAGCCCACCCGGCCAGTCCGAGCGCCCCGGCGAAGGAGAGCTGGGCACCGATCCGCGACGCCACCGCGGGATCGAGCAGAACGAGCGCGATCAGCGCCGTGCCCAGCGCCCCGGCCGCCGACACCGGTCGCCCGAGCCACCGCCCCACGGAGACGAGGGTGAGGAGCAGCACGGCGCGGGTGGCCGCATCGGGAAAGCCGAGGGTGGCCACGTAGAGCCAGGCCGCGACTGCACCCAGGGTGACCGCCCGCCGCACCGGCAGCACCCGACCGGCGATCCAGATCACCACCCCCGCGAACACCCCGACATGAAAGCCCGAGATGGCGAGGAGATGCGCCGTGCCCGTGTCGGCGAAGGCGTCGCGCAGGTCGCGGTCCAGCCCGTCGCGACGAGCGAACAGCAGGGCGGCCACCAGCGGGGCCTCGCGAGGAAAGCGCGCGTGCACCCGCGCCACGCCCGCCGCGCGCACGCGAGCGAGTCGAGCCCCGAGGCCGCTGGCCGCGTCGGACGTCCGCTCGGCGTAGCGCACCAGCAGCACACCCGCCCGCAGCGGATCCAC contains the following coding sequences:
- a CDS encoding carboxypeptidase-like regulatory domain-containing protein: MAALVLVPLAACDEGDDPQIIDEPAVGTVSGTIAVEGTGLAGVTVQLAGSSSQSTTTGSNGSFSFANVVEGNYSVTLSGIPADVVFSNTTQSVSIATDGQVATADFNGQYVRTASILVNVTRADGSGVVTNVRLQGDGVDQTLGTNAQGTVTFSGLRSGDYTVSLPNPPAEGFDDTPTTQNVSVNTGQAVQVNFVGDTEIVPPEVSIERITSAATTTPVDPDSIVGRVEVTVNVRPNGNDLETIELWVLQKSTGDIWKIAEQRFSSVAPEAQFGDDEDEVTFSWNSDAFRRKDGSHPSIKLLDSSSGEFEAITADAMRPFHPIFINGDYEIHGRVTVAEFDEGFNAIVDVTLENQDAINLGVVADNTDWNNPETGEPFPNFIIQNSTGLRWLSGDIIVDLYPIIYSQVFDPNNPLLQRANFAFDGFRGGLDVGVGGAELTTANADGTFTFTFCEAGGATSTSGAACYASINDINTGLIGARNIVVQTKTAFGQFGPGFNAAAMVNNIKNIEFFNDDLQSGTGVLNDVLRIDNESPIPGNVDSYIDHPANAFTGVDGFSKTGLGTWNDDSDVYLGWLKWDDPIDDRVEASPADDPFVYPAVNKNGVAVATWAGYDLNAQFPAGADLDGIGNPSGNPHLSYIAGPDVSASIAGGGAAVATVVGAASFSTIDAVVGADLPPETDSPGLTDAGSAEGTPFSDTETDYAMAGRHWDLFGNWTNTSNYILFGVDGREPIYSDAAGTTDPDASLALVDPTIAGTQYNTFDDDFYDLDLRGGANYTTFGNEVWNSTTTGVAPFVLGKARGSYAGFTTDRGNGFSGIAGVVVEDWENRCAAGEMMCAPGMQYTSGSAASTRWGQTLQPVVPGGSAIVLGFAFDGQSDLTPAGADTFEDVAESGRLGIHLVGAPFRAFVAAQDAPSTWDGYRDHMMRSYDRAGNVRMDNSPREGIADHDAPNVGNVQMPTVVTFDLNDPYSFFGQNLDNADLKASDFSFDFNSILSLQLYASLSAASHPNFVPGSQVPPADVDGVPFEETSLQLPLENVAHTAFGSQDIYLGGNLAITTEFIGCLLRADEYGAATVGSASTAVVGDADPLGGAEPRVHRPRGPRWRTWDHSSAYGLVNTQFNTFVQTSIPSCLAPGAIATNFVPALGTVGPGADGVPATPDDGSGPDGIFGNQDDDASWIFNLDAAGRPRITFKGATATFVPNIDPINGDVVVYYLDTAGRARLLDNANFSLFVSDLGTGAFGRWYEYTLTTPLPADLIDPADIPADNGTFGKDGWFFMVKGSATNGNDGHAVIWDETSNPAGVAVATPLLTDGTIETTPGANDGRFQFTTGPNTGYLVQAASDMPGTLRVNPIRNQLVVADEESLGLTEQNFLAWVATGTTVTTVYTGATWIGEVNTQICAVSPVAVGGATQVTLAGTDCVVQPGDGTATGLAGSVGIESQMVTVSLTAGTNYTITASTDFVAGDVLNPGMIVVGPDGKFVTRAWDNFDENDEVATFTASDSGTYIILVHGDLGGGDVGDIRVAVAQN
- the fbp gene encoding class 1 fructose-bisphosphatase; its protein translation is MLDTHIVTLSRHIVEQERRFPEATGQFTNVLFDLALAAKVIGREVNKAGIVDVIGRTDQVNVHGETVQKLDEYADLVVLNAMDHTGNLCCMASEEHEDVIAIPERFPTGEYVLMYDPLDGSSNIDVNVSIGTIFSIHRKVSKGPRGALEDCLQVGRRQVAAGYVVYGSSTMLVYTSGAGVHGFTLDPSIGEFVLSHPDVTLPDPPNRVYSVNEAYAPRWGEGQRAFVAELKEEGYTQRYIGSLVSDFHRTLLRGGIFMYPPDLRQPQGKLRLLYEAAPLAFIAEQAGGRASTGEIDIMDVVPTELHQRTPLFMGSKGMVDRAEEFLARDRAIL
- a CDS encoding DNA internalization-related competence protein ComEC/Rec2, which gives rise to MTVLALALAAGAALPSVGVPPLPAALILLAACPRRVLPSHRPEPRVRWLPLAGLAGLLHGAVATGSQLDDCRWRLSVGDLEVAGWVREVEGEGRVVLEARAAGCTGEIRLQGGAVAEALAGRGEGSGLRAAGRWVPRAAAEPGVDPLRAGVLLVRYAERTSDAASGLGARLARVRAAGVARVHARFPREAPLVAALLFARRDGLDRDLRDAFADTGTAHLLAISGFHVGVFAGVVIWIAGRVLPVRRAVTLGAVAAWLYVATLGFPDAATRAVLLLTLVSVGRWLGRPVSAAGALGTALIALVLLDPAVASRIGAQLSFAGALGLAGWARPSIRGAVAGWTRWRGELPPARARPLVEGLVVTVVATLATLPLIAWHFERVSLVAVPASLLATPLVAIALPTTLLALVLDALHLPGAAIASTGAEGLLGLLRTGVGLFASLPGAAVPLARPATLAACAGVGVGWAIVRSRSRVGFATRAGVLGSTLVAGLIAWPVSLQVGRNGSLEVHLFDVGQGDAIGIRTPRGRWLVVDAGPPSGARLVSDLRRVGAREVEVLLITHPDADHVGGAAAILTDLSVGAVVGPGTIRGDGPWQEAVRAARDAGVPWRVLAEGDSLRVDGVGLRVLHPPRGDARPLDANAASLMMLLEWRGVEVLLTGDAPVDAEARIVRRIGPIDILKVGHHGSHTSTGPALLDRLAPQVALISVGRGNRYGHPAPEVLARLRERGVEVWRTDESGSVVVDIDAGGHWTVRGSR